Within the Candidatus Zixiibacteriota bacterium genome, the region GGCGACGGCGATTTTATCCTCGCTCGCCCCGTGCCGCATCAGGCAATCAAGGGCGCCCTCGAGCAGTTTGTCGGTCAGGAAATTGTTGAACCGGCTCACCACCAGCCCGAACCGAAAGCCCGCCGCCTCCAGCTTGCCCTCATAGGTCTTGTAGGCCATACGCTACGCTCCCATCCGTTTCAGTGAGAGAAAGTGTCCCAGCTTGTCCCGCTTCGCTTCCAGATAGCGGCGGTTGTATTTTCCGGGCGCGAACTCCAGCGGCACGCGCTCGGTGATCTCCAGACCGTACCCTTCCAACCCGATCACCTTCTTCGGATTGTTCGTCAATAGTCGGATCGAACTCAGCCCCAGATCAACCAGAATCTGCGCCCCGACGCCGTACTCCCGGAGATCCGGCTTGAACCCGAGCGATTCGTTCGCCTCCACCGTATCCTGCCCGTCCTCCTGAAGCCGGTAGGCGCGGATCTTGTTGGCGAACCCGATCCCGCGCCCCTCCTGCGTCATGTAGAGCACGACGCCGCAGCCTTCCCGGTCGACCTGGCGCATCGCCGCGTGGAGCTGCTGCCCGCAGTCGCACCGGCAGGACCCGAAAATGTCCCCGGTCACGCAGCTCGAGTGGACCCGGACGAGCACGTCTTTTTTCCCCGCCACTTCCCCTTTCACCAGGGCGACGTGGTAGTGGTCATCGAGTTTCGACTTGTACAGGTGAAGGCGGAAATCCCCGTATTCGGTGGGGAAGTCGACGGTCTCCACGCGCTCGACGTTCTTTTCGGTCCGGCGGCGGTAGGCGATGAGGTCGCGCACGGTAATGAACGCCAGCCCGTGCTCCCTGGCGAACTGCGCCAGCCGGGGTACCCGCGCCATGCTCCCGTCGTCATCCATAATCTCGCACAGCATCCCCACCGGGTTCAGACCCGCCAGCCGCGCCAGATCCACCGCGGTTTCGGTGTGCCCGGCGCGCTTCAGGACGCCTCCGGTCACCGCCTGGATGGGAAAGATGTGTCCCGGCCGCGCCAGATCCTCCGGCCGCGAGGCTGGATTGGCCAGCACCCGCACCGTTTTCGCCCGGTCGGCCGCGCTGATCCCGGTCGTCGTCCCCTCCACCGCGTCCACCGACACCGTGAACCGCGTGCCGTGGAGCGCCGTGTTCCGATCCACCATCGGGTGCAGCGCGAGCCGGGCGATCCGCTCCTCGGGCATGCAGACACAAATCAGACCCCGGCCGTGTTTGGCGAAGAAGTTGACCCACTCCGGCGTCACTTTCTCGGCCGCCATGATCAGGTCCCCTTC harbors:
- a CDS encoding bifunctional 3,4-dihydroxy-2-butanone-4-phosphate synthase/GTP cyclohydrolase II; amino-acid sequence: MFNTVEEAIQEIHAGRCVIVADDEDRENEGDLIMAAEKVTPEWVNFFAKHGRGLICVCMPEERIARLALHPMVDRNTALHGTRFTVSVDAVEGTTTGISAADRAKTVRVLANPASRPEDLARPGHIFPIQAVTGGVLKRAGHTETAVDLARLAGLNPVGMLCEIMDDDGSMARVPRLAQFAREHGLAFITVRDLIAYRRRTEKNVERVETVDFPTEYGDFRLHLYKSKLDDHYHVALVKGEVAGKKDVLVRVHSSCVTGDIFGSCRCDCGQQLHAAMRQVDREGCGVVLYMTQEGRGIGFANKIRAYRLQEDGQDTVEANESLGFKPDLREYGVGAQILVDLGLSSIRLLTNNPKKVIGLEGYGLEITERVPLEFAPGKYNRRYLEAKRDKLGHFLSLKRMGA